From one Desmodus rotundus isolate HL8 chromosome X, HLdesRot8A.1, whole genome shotgun sequence genomic stretch:
- the LOC112302021 gene encoding melanoma-associated antigen B2-like: MPRGHKSKLRAREKRRQNRVETQGLNSAEAATGEEEEATCSSSSVLGDTPSSFTDAGPPGISLSDPGTSSTAASVSCERLAGKAKGHDFKSKCSSRASTSTGSSSEVFLIQKASRLVEYLLYQHIMKEPVKKEDMLKLVQKSCRKNFPEILRKASEHMDLLYGLQLKEVEANRNSYTLVDSQGDSSDGSLSRGWRFPIRGILMPLLGVIFLNGNRASENLIWESLKIMGIYDGKSHFVFGEPRKLITQDLVQEKYLVYQQVPQSDPPCYEFLWGPRAHAETSKMKILEFLAKLNDNDATAFPTHYEEALKDEEERAQARAQAETRAGCSSKASGHPTAKSSQYPYPE; this comes from the coding sequence ATGCCTCGTGGTCACAAGAGTAAGCTCCGTGCTCGTGAGAAACGCCGCCAAAACAGAGTTGAGACCCAAGGCCTTAACAGTGCTGAGGCTGCtacaggagaggaagaagaggccacttgttcctcctcctctgttcTGGGGGACACTCCCTCAAGCTTCACTGATGCTGGCCCTCCCGGGATATCTCTGAGTGACCCAGGCACCAGCAGTACTGCTGCAAGTGTGTCATGCGAAAGATTGGCTGGAAAAGCCAAAGGCCATGATTTCAAAAGTAAATGCTCCTCCCGGGCCTCAACTTCCACTGGGAGCTCTAGTGAAGTTTTTCTAATTCAGAAGGCAAGTAGGTTGGTAGAGTACCTGCTATATCAGCATATAATGAAGGAGCCTGTTAAAAAGGAAGACATGCTGAAGTTAGTCCAAAAATCATGCAGGAAGAACTTCCCTGAGATCCTCAGGAAGGCGTCTGAGCACATGGATCTGCTCTATGGCTTACAGTTAAAAGAAGTCGAGGCCAACAGAAACTCCTATACCCTTGTAGACAGTCAAGGTGACAGCAGCGATGGGAGTCTGAGCAGAGGCTGGAGATTTCCTATAAGAGGGATTCTGATGCCTCTCCTAGGTGTCATCTTCTTGAATGGCAACCGTGCCTCTGAGAATTTGATCTGGGAATCCCTGAAAATTATGGGCATTTATGATGGAAAGAGTCACTTCGTTTTTGGGGAGCCAAGGAAGCTTATCACCCAAGATTTGGTGCAGGAAAAATACCTGGTGTACCAGCAGGTGCCCCAAAGTGATCCTCCATGCTATGAGTTCCTATGGGGTCCAAGAGCTCATGCTGAGACCAGCAAGATGAAAATCCTGGAATTTTTGGCCAAGCTCAATGATAATGACGCCACTGCCTTCCCCACCCATTATGAAGAGGCTTTAAAAGACGAGGAAGAAAGAGCTCAAGCCAGAGCCCAAGCTGAAACCAGGGCTGGATGTTCTTCTAAAGCCAGTGGTCACCCCACAGCGAAATCCAGCCAGTATCCATACCCTGAGTGA